The following proteins are encoded in a genomic region of Arcobacter cloacae:
- a CDS encoding cobalamin B12-binding domain-containing protein has protein sequence MKISELKYDVTPISLEYFKQRSFEIIFEVFNSMNTLDDELIKEYILTIGSDELYESLKYHYDIVYSSILTKNYDLLKDFFIWKYSVYKSRGVDTDCFLKEYELWKEVISNSLYISHSSEINIIYDYLILNHEKFKLNAQETKKIVVNKKYQELFDELLFCLLNGEKSKFYDLVQKNLNLFDNNIFLFIQELINPLMYKVGQLWQLNELSVAKEHLASSLIDEVVNYYIKDNFFEDSNKQKAITSTVGDESHNLGIKIVGKFLESNGFNVKNLGSKISNKELINSIYDLKPNLVVLSVTLPSNVATLQQIVKELKSDYNLFSGKIIVGGQGLFVNNKIIPIKEADFCSKNLEDLKEFLQTLK, from the coding sequence ATGAAAATTAGTGAATTAAAATATGATGTAACACCTATTTCTTTAGAATATTTCAAACAAAGAAGTTTTGAGATAATATTTGAAGTTTTTAATTCTATGAATACATTAGACGATGAGCTAATAAAAGAGTATATTTTAACTATTGGAAGTGATGAGTTATATGAATCCTTGAAATATCATTATGATATTGTTTATAGTTCAATTTTAACAAAGAATTATGATTTGCTAAAAGATTTTTTTATATGGAAATATAGTGTTTACAAAAGTAGAGGTGTAGATACAGATTGTTTTTTAAAAGAGTATGAACTTTGGAAAGAAGTTATATCAAATAGTCTTTATATCTCCCATTCAAGTGAAATAAATATTATCTATGATTATTTGATTTTGAACCATGAAAAATTTAAATTAAATGCTCAAGAGACAAAAAAAATAGTAGTAAATAAAAAATATCAAGAGCTATTTGATGAGCTTTTATTTTGTTTATTAAATGGAGAAAAAAGTAAATTTTATGATTTAGTTCAAAAAAATCTAAATCTTTTTGATAATAATATTTTTCTTTTTATTCAAGAATTAATAAATCCTTTGATGTATAAAGTAGGTCAATTATGGCAACTAAATGAATTAAGTGTTGCAAAAGAGCATTTAGCTAGTTCATTAATTGATGAGGTAGTTAATTATTATATAAAAGATAATTTTTTTGAAGATAGCAATAAACAAAAAGCAATTACTTCAACAGTTGGAGATGAGTCTCATAATTTAGGGATAAAAATTGTAGGGAAATTCTTAGAAAGTAATGGATTTAATGTAAAAAATTTAGGTTCAAAAATATCAAATAAAGAGTTAATAAATTCAATTTATGATTTAAAACCTAATTTAGTTGTTTTAAGTGTTACTCTTCCTTCCAATGTTGCAACATTACAACAAATAGTAAAAGAATTAAAAAGTGACTATAATCTTTTTTCTGGAAAAATTATTGTTGGTGGGCAAGGATTATTTGTGAATAATAAAATAATTCCCATAAAAGAAGCAGATTTTTGCAGTAAAAATTTAGAGGACTTAAAAGAGTTTTTACAAACTTTAAAATAG